The Chitinophagaceae bacterium DNA window TACATTCACACCCTGATCGCCATAAACATTGGTGTATTGTAAGTCTGTATCTCCGGTATTCGCAAGTCTGAATGTGTGTCTTTTCGTTTCATTAGCTGCAACTGTACCAAAATCATGTGACATGGTAGAGTATGTGACTTCCGTTGTAGGGCCTGCAGTTTGAGGTTGTTGTTGCTGCATATCAGGCTGTATCTGCTGATTTATATTCATGTCTTGCTGTTGCTGTAACGGCTGATTTTGAGTAACTTCCGGTCTGGTTATAGGAACTGTACTGCGAGATTCATTGTATTTCTGAACAGTTTGAATCAATAATAAGACAGCAATTACAGCTAATATAATCGTTATGATTTTATTATCCTCTTTACCACCTGAATTCGATGATTGGCTTGTTTTTGGCTCTATCTCTGAATTTTTACTCTTTTTACTGTATTTACTCATTTTCTTTTCTTTTATTTAAAAAACTGTTT harbors:
- a CDS encoding DUF1573 domain-containing protein, with translation MSKYSKKSKNSEIEPKTSQSSNSGGKEDNKIITIILAVIAVLLLIQTVQKYNESRSTVPITRPEVTQNQPLQQQQDMNINQQIQPDMQQQQPQTAGPTTEVTYSTMSHDFGTVAANETKRHTFRLANTGDTDLQYTNVYGDQGVNVLSWPTQPIPPGGSGEIDIEFNPQGESGPVNKIIHLDANTNPGHVHINVTANVQ